Proteins encoded in a region of the Flavobacteriales bacterium genome:
- the bioD gene encoding dethiobiotin synthase, whose amino-acid sequence MRYFVTGIGTEIGKTISSAVLVEALEADYWKPIQAGELENSDTQKVFNLISNTKSQFHQESYRLKAAMSPHAASQREGLEIQLSNCKVPSTENTLIIEGAGGLLVPLNHTDCIIDLIPLFNAETILISQHYLGSINHTLLSVEALQKRGLSIKGILFNGEENKDTEDIILSKTGLPTLGRIPPIEDINKDTIKAVAQHFKHLTS is encoded by the coding sequence ATGAGATACTTTGTTACAGGCATAGGTACAGAAATTGGCAAAACTATTAGTTCAGCCGTATTGGTAGAAGCTCTAGAAGCAGACTATTGGAAACCTATACAAGCTGGTGAATTGGAAAACAGTGACACACAAAAAGTGTTCAATTTAATTTCAAATACTAAAAGTCAGTTTCATCAAGAAAGTTATCGACTAAAAGCCGCTATGTCGCCACACGCAGCATCACAAAGAGAAGGTCTTGAAATACAACTGTCCAATTGTAAAGTCCCATCAACAGAAAACACACTAATCATAGAAGGAGCTGGAGGACTATTAGTGCCTTTAAATCATACCGATTGTATCATTGATTTAATTCCTCTTTTTAATGCTGAAACTATACTCATCAGCCAACATTATTTGGGAAGTATAAACCACACACTATTGAGTGTAGAAGCCTTACAAAAAAGAGGGTTAAGTATAAAAGGCATTCTATTTAATGGAGAAGAAAACAAGGATACGGAAGACATTATCTTATCCAAAACAGGACTTCCTACATTGGGACGAATACCACCAATTGAAGACATCAACAAAGACACCATTAAAGCAGTTGCTCAACACTTTAAACATTTAACTTCATGA
- a CDS encoding 8-amino-7-oxononanoate synthase → MFEEKLKNKLSERQGKNALRQLKTSSDLIDFCSNDYLGYAKLHHPNEHPMGATGSRLISGTSNLHLQTEQEIANYHNTESALIFNSGYDANLGFFSCVPQKEDTVIYDQLCHASIRDGIRLGLARSFAFKHNDLNHLKEKMKQASGQIFVVVESVYSMDGDFSPLEELSSLCQTYHAKLIVDEAHAFGVFGTKGQGLCQDAYARIYTFGKALGSHGAAVVGSQILIDYLVNFSRPFIYTTALAPHSIKRISWAYQHITTAKERIQLQNNIAYFKSNCQNKRLIESSSAIQCVLIGGNDKTKKIAELLATQHLDVRAILHPTVEEGKERLRICLHAFNTKDEILKLCQIINDIE, encoded by the coding sequence ATGTTCGAGGAAAAATTAAAAAATAAACTCTCTGAAAGGCAAGGCAAAAATGCTTTACGTCAGCTGAAGACAAGTTCAGATTTAATCGACTTTTGTTCTAATGACTATTTGGGATATGCTAAACTACATCATCCAAATGAGCACCCCATGGGTGCTACAGGCAGTCGATTAATTAGTGGGACGAGCAATTTGCACCTACAAACAGAACAAGAAATCGCCAACTACCATAATACTGAATCGGCTCTGATATTCAATTCTGGCTACGATGCCAACCTTGGTTTTTTTTCGTGCGTTCCCCAAAAAGAAGATACCGTTATATACGACCAACTGTGCCACGCTTCTATTCGTGATGGCATACGTTTAGGATTGGCTCGTAGCTTTGCTTTCAAACACAACGACCTTAATCATCTTAAAGAAAAGATGAAACAAGCCAGTGGGCAAATTTTTGTGGTGGTAGAAAGTGTTTATTCTATGGACGGTGATTTCTCCCCTTTAGAAGAACTATCCTCTTTATGCCAGACATACCATGCTAAATTGATTGTAGATGAAGCCCACGCTTTCGGAGTTTTTGGGACTAAAGGACAAGGGCTATGTCAAGATGCCTACGCTAGAATATATACTTTTGGCAAAGCATTAGGAAGTCATGGTGCAGCCGTTGTGGGCAGTCAGATATTGATAGACTACTTGGTTAATTTTTCAAGACCATTCATTTACACTACGGCATTAGCTCCTCATTCAATAAAAAGAATAAGCTGGGCATACCAACACATTACAACTGCAAAAGAACGAATACAACTGCAAAACAACATCGCCTATTTTAAGTCGAATTGCCAAAACAAAAGACTGATAGAAAGCTCATCGGCTATACAATGTGTGCTGATTGGAGGTAATGACAAGACCAAAAAAATAGCCGAACTCTTAGCAACACAGCACCTTGATGTACGAGCTATTTTGCACCCAACGGTAGAAGAAGGCAAGGAACGTTTAAGGATATGCTTACATGCTTTCAATACTAAGGATGAAATTCTTAAACTTTGCCAAATTATTAATGACATTGAATGA
- a CDS encoding tail fiber domain-containing protein encodes MKNLLITPLVLLFFFKAQSQISDGYRLIKLHNISNVTNLNAINNSTSGNLAYNQTDKKVYKFDGTNWLPVGSLIDRDKDTYIIVDNGMDNDIVDVTIQNINAFKMKPSRLEFLNSNGSISIGEETSLANTSNQELNVFIGYKSGALNSTGYRNTAVGTRALRYNTTGVRNTAIGNKAMIENTQGYENVSVGSYSLYSNSTGYKNCGLGASSLEDITTGYRNTAIGYGTLYSVTTGSNNIGIGNRADIGDNYNNRVRIGNSNIQYGAMQVAWSVSSDSTWKRDIKPLSYGLNLINKLEVVDYIRKTNEDTEPLGREIGFIAQKLITNLQDVGYLDQGFVRNENGTYSVRYNDFIPLAIKGIQEQQALINELKNENTELKNELQNFKKRLDKLESRK; translated from the coding sequence ATGAAAAATCTACTTATTACTCCTTTAGTATTACTTTTCTTTTTCAAAGCTCAATCACAAATTTCTGATGGTTACCGACTTATTAAACTTCATAACATATCAAATGTTACAAATTTGAATGCAATTAATAACTCAACGAGTGGCAATCTAGCTTATAATCAAACTGATAAAAAAGTCTATAAATTTGACGGCACTAATTGGCTTCCTGTTGGTTCATTAATAGATAGAGATAAAGACACCTATATCATCGTTGATAATGGCATGGACAACGACATAGTAGACGTTACCATTCAAAACATCAATGCTTTCAAAATGAAACCCTCAAGACTAGAGTTTTTAAACTCTAATGGTTCTATTTCTATAGGCGAAGAAACAAGTTTAGCAAACACCTCCAATCAAGAACTTAATGTATTTATTGGATATAAGTCAGGTGCACTTAACTCTACTGGATATAGAAATACAGCTGTTGGCACGAGAGCATTAAGATATAATACTACTGGAGTAAGAAACACAGCTATTGGCAATAAAGCTATGATTGAAAACACCCAAGGATATGAAAATGTATCAGTAGGAAGCTATTCTTTATACTCAAACAGTACTGGCTATAAAAATTGTGGTTTAGGGGCAAGTAGTTTGGAAGATATCACAACTGGATATCGAAATACTGCAATTGGATATGGTACATTATATTCTGTTACTACTGGAAGTAATAATATAGGTATTGGAAATCGTGCAGATATTGGAGATAATTATAATAATAGAGTTAGAATTGGAAACAGTAATATTCAATATGGTGCTATGCAAGTTGCCTGGAGTGTATCTTCAGATTCGACATGGAAACGTGATATTAAACCCTTAAGCTATGGTTTAAATCTAATCAACAAACTTGAAGTCGTAGATTATATTAGAAAAACTAATGAAGACACTGAACCTTTGGGAAGAGAAATTGGCTTTATTGCTCAAAAACTAATTACAAACCTTCAGGATGTTGGTTATTTAGATCAAGGTTTTGTTAGAAATGAAAATGGCACATATAGTGTTAGATATAATGATTTTATTCCTTTGGCAATTAAAGGAATTCAAGAACAACAAGCACTTATCAATGAACTCAAAAATGAAAATACTGAACTTAAAAATGAACTTCAAAATTTTAAGAAACGTTTGGATAAGTTAGAAAGTAGAAAATAA
- the atpC gene encoding ATP synthase F1 subunit epsilon has protein sequence MLLEIITPEKKVFQGEVNSVQLPGTNGKFEVLNNHAPIISTLTKGHVRVIDGNNKTELFEINGGVIEMQNNKIIVLAE, from the coding sequence ATGCTACTAGAAATAATAACACCTGAGAAAAAAGTTTTTCAAGGCGAAGTGAATTCAGTTCAATTGCCTGGAACTAATGGTAAATTTGAGGTATTGAATAATCACGCCCCAATTATATCTACCCTAACAAAAGGCCATGTAAGAGTTATTGACGGCAATAACAAAACCGAACTTTTTGAAATCAACGGCGGTGTTATAGAAATGCAAAATAATAAGATTATTGTTTTAGCAGAATAG
- a CDS encoding F0F1 ATP synthase subunit beta → MSQNKGKISQIIGPVVDVTFENNEAGLPDIYDSLEIVRENGTKLVLECQQHVGEDTVRAISMDSTDGLKRGVEVLATGAPIKMPAGEHIKGRVFNVIGDAIDGMDNLDRENGLPIHREAPKFEDLSTSTEVLYTGIKVIDLIEPYAKGGKIGLFGGAGVGKTVLIQELINNIAKGHGGLSVFAGVGERTREGNDLLREMLESGIIDYGEDFMHSMEEGGWDLSKVDDSKMGNSKASFVFGQMNEPPGARARVALSGLTLAEYFRDGDGQGKGRDVLFFVDNIFRFTQAGSEVSALLGRMPSAVGYQPTLATEMGTMQERITSTKNGSITSVQAVYVPADDLTDPAPATTFAHLDATTVLSRKIAELGIYPAVDPLDSTSRILSPDVVGDEHYDCAQRVKMLLQRYKELQDIIAILGMEELSDEDKLAVSRARRVQRFLSQPFHVAEQFTGLKGVLVDIQDTIKGFNMIMDGEMDQYPEAAFNLVGTIEEAKEKGEKMLAEAK, encoded by the coding sequence ATGTCACAAAACAAAGGTAAAATATCACAAATCATCGGACCTGTAGTCGATGTTACTTTTGAAAACAACGAAGCAGGTTTACCTGATATATACGACTCACTAGAGATTGTCAGAGAAAACGGAACTAAACTCGTATTGGAATGCCAACAACACGTCGGTGAAGATACGGTTCGCGCTATTTCTATGGACTCTACTGACGGTCTTAAAAGAGGCGTTGAAGTGTTAGCTACTGGCGCACCTATCAAAATGCCTGCTGGAGAGCACATCAAAGGGCGTGTATTCAACGTTATTGGCGATGCCATTGATGGTATGGACAATCTTGACAGAGAAAATGGTCTTCCTATTCACCGTGAAGCACCAAAGTTTGAAGACTTATCTACTTCTACAGAAGTATTGTACACAGGTATCAAAGTAATTGACCTTATTGAGCCTTATGCTAAAGGTGGTAAAATTGGTTTGTTTGGTGGTGCTGGTGTAGGTAAAACCGTACTTATCCAAGAGTTAATTAACAACATTGCCAAAGGTCACGGTGGTTTATCTGTATTTGCTGGTGTAGGTGAAAGAACTCGTGAAGGAAACGATTTGTTAAGAGAGATGCTAGAGTCTGGTATTATCGATTATGGTGAAGACTTTATGCACTCTATGGAAGAAGGCGGTTGGGATTTATCCAAAGTTGATGATTCTAAAATGGGTAACTCTAAAGCTTCTTTCGTATTCGGACAAATGAATGAGCCTCCTGGGGCACGTGCTCGAGTAGCACTTTCTGGACTAACATTGGCCGAGTATTTCCGTGATGGCGATGGTCAAGGTAAAGGTCGTGACGTTTTATTCTTCGTAGATAACATCTTCCGTTTTACTCAAGCAGGTTCTGAGGTATCGGCGCTATTAGGTCGTATGCCATCGGCGGTAGGTTATCAGCCCACTCTAGCTACAGAAATGGGAACGATGCAAGAGCGTATTACCTCAACGAAAAATGGTTCGATTACTTCTGTACAAGCAGTATATGTTCCTGCCGATGATTTAACTGACCCTGCTCCTGCTACTACTTTTGCCCACTTAGATGCAACTACAGTACTTTCAAGAAAGATTGCCGAGTTAGGTATCTATCCTGCGGTTGATCCACTAGATTCTACATCTAGAATTTTATCTCCAGATGTTGTGGGTGACGAGCATTACGATTGTGCTCAAAGAGTAAAAATGCTATTGCAACGTTACAAAGAGCTACAAGATATTATCGCTATCCTCGGTATGGAAGAACTTTCTGACGAAGACAAATTAGCCGTATCAAGAGCAAGACGTGTACAGCGTTTCTTATCTCAGCCATTCCACGTAGCCGAGCAGTTTACTGGACTTAAAGGAGTATTAGTAGATATCCAAGATACCATCAAAGGATTTAATATGATTATGGATGGCGAAATGGACCAATACCCTGAAGCTGCCTTCAACTTAGTTGGAACTATTGAGGAAGCTAAAGAGAAAGGAGAAAAGATGTTGGCTGAAGCGAAATAA
- a CDS encoding bifunctional riboflavin kinase/FAD synthetase, which translates to MKVYHSISDFQNVSRPILTTGTFDGVHFGHKIIIDRLKEIANNQNGETVLLTFSPHPRMVLFPDDHNLQLINTLDEKIKLLEQAGIDHLIIHPFTKAFSRTTSMQFVRDIIVNELNTHKLVIGYNHHFGRNREGSFEHLKEYAPLYGFEVEEISAQLIDDVSISSTKIRQALLSGDVSKAADYLGYNYTLQGQVIEGQQIGRTLGFPTANLMVVDESKLIPKDGVYAVHVEVKGQLFKGMMNIGNNPSFTSKKHSIEVHIFDFDSDIYNEQIEVRFIKRIREEISFENLDALKIQLEKDEDTAKAILS; encoded by the coding sequence TTGAAGGTATATCATTCCATTTCTGATTTTCAAAATGTCAGTCGTCCTATCTTGACAACAGGAACTTTTGACGGGGTTCATTTTGGTCATAAAATCATTATCGATAGGCTTAAAGAAATCGCCAACAATCAAAATGGAGAAACTGTTTTATTGACTTTTTCGCCTCATCCGAGGATGGTTTTGTTTCCAGACGACCATAATTTGCAATTGATTAACACCTTGGACGAAAAAATAAAGTTGTTAGAACAGGCTGGGATAGATCATTTGATAATTCATCCTTTTACTAAGGCTTTTTCTAGGACTACTTCCATGCAATTTGTTAGAGATATCATAGTCAATGAGCTAAACACCCACAAACTTGTTATTGGTTATAACCACCATTTTGGTAGAAATCGAGAAGGTTCTTTTGAACACCTCAAGGAATATGCTCCATTATACGGTTTTGAGGTGGAAGAAATTTCTGCCCAATTGATTGATGATGTGAGCATTAGTTCAACTAAAATACGCCAAGCTCTCTTGTCTGGAGATGTGTCCAAAGCCGCAGATTATTTGGGTTATAATTATACTTTGCAGGGTCAAGTCATTGAAGGGCAACAGATTGGTAGAACACTTGGTTTTCCTACGGCCAATCTAATGGTTGTCGATGAAAGTAAACTTATTCCTAAAGATGGTGTTTATGCTGTCCATGTGGAGGTCAAAGGACAACTTTTTAAGGGCATGATGAATATTGGAAATAATCCAAGTTTTACATCCAAAAAACACAGTATTGAAGTGCATATTTTTGATTTTGATTCGGATATTTATAATGAACAAATTGAGGTTCGCTTCATAAAACGCATAAGAGAAGAAATAAGTTTTGAAAATCTTGATGCTTTAAAAATTCAGTTGGAAAAAGATGAGGATACTGCAAAAGCTATTTTGAGTTAG
- a CDS encoding TonB-dependent receptor: MTIKSFLSWGFLAISLGLNAQQKDTLIVYPDLQEVHINALRATPQTPMSYSNIGAQQLDEQNLGQDIPYMLSLTPSVVTTSDAGAGIGYTGFRVRGSDPTRINVTIDGIPLNDPESQGVWWVNMPDFTSSVEDIQIQRGVGTSTNGAGAFGASINLKTQSLRAKPYATTSNTIGSYSTLKNNVEFGTGLLADKFTLDGRLSRISSDGYIDRATSDLKSLYLSGAYYGTDEVLKLSVISGKEKTYQAWNGVPLSYLDNDSLRTYNSYTYDNETDNYWQDHYMLHYNKQLANSGTFNLGLHFTHGEGYYEQYKNGQDFADYGLNNVIVGKDTLTETDLIRRKWLDNDFYGAVFSYNNRKDKLDYTIGGGWNTYEGRHYGVVRWAEYASNSQIDHIYYDNDGIKTDFNLYAKGHYQYSDDVTVYADLQHRQIDYSFLGKDENGAERNDTVNFEFFNPKFGAYYQIDNKSSAFASFAIANREPNRSDFVESSPNSRPLHETLYDTEVGYKMEGSNFAFSATAYYMIYENQLILTGKINDVGEYTRENVDYSERKGIELEAGIKINPKWSWSANATFSENTIAHYTEYVDNWDTWGQESKSYSNTTIAFSPDMIWASQLDYQFKDNIEVQFISKYVDEQFIDNTSSDDRKLDAYLVHHARLIWDIESELFKSARLSLQVNNLLDEKYVNNAWVYRFKSDGYDPRPDDPYVTANSEGGYDMAGYFPQAKRNFLIGLSLGF, from the coding sequence ATGACAATCAAATCGTTTTTAAGCTGGGGCTTTTTAGCCATTAGCTTAGGGTTAAATGCCCAACAGAAAGATACACTAATTGTGTATCCGGACTTGCAAGAAGTCCACATCAATGCACTCAGAGCCACACCACAAACACCCATGTCCTACAGCAACATCGGTGCCCAACAGTTGGACGAGCAAAACCTAGGACAAGATATTCCTTATATGTTGTCGCTAACCCCATCGGTAGTTACCACTTCCGATGCTGGAGCAGGTATCGGCTACACGGGTTTTAGGGTTCGTGGTAGTGACCCTACACGTATCAATGTAACCATTGATGGTATTCCTCTCAATGACCCTGAGTCGCAAGGGGTATGGTGGGTCAATATGCCTGACTTTACCTCATCGGTAGAAGATATACAAATACAAAGGGGCGTAGGAACTTCTACTAATGGTGCTGGAGCATTTGGGGCTAGTATCAATCTAAAAACCCAATCGCTAAGAGCTAAACCCTATGCCACGACTAGCAATACCATAGGCTCATACAGTACTCTCAAAAATAATGTGGAGTTTGGCACAGGACTACTTGCCGATAAATTTACTCTCGATGGCAGGTTGTCAAGAATCAGCTCTGACGGCTACATCGACCGAGCCACATCTGATTTAAAATCTCTGTACCTATCTGGAGCTTACTACGGTACTGATGAGGTGCTAAAATTGAGCGTAATTTCTGGAAAAGAAAAAACCTATCAGGCTTGGAATGGTGTGCCTCTATCCTATTTAGATAACGATAGCTTGAGAACCTATAACTCTTACACCTATGACAATGAAACCGATAACTATTGGCAAGACCACTATATGCTGCACTACAACAAGCAATTAGCAAATAGTGGAACGTTCAATTTAGGCTTACACTTCACTCACGGTGAAGGTTATTACGAACAATATAAGAATGGGCAAGACTTTGCCGATTATGGTTTAAATAATGTCATTGTTGGTAAAGATACCCTTACTGAAACCGACCTCATTAGAAGAAAATGGCTAGACAATGATTTTTATGGGGCTGTATTTTCTTACAACAATAGAAAAGACAAATTAGACTATACTATAGGTGGTGGTTGGAATACTTACGAAGGTAGGCATTATGGTGTAGTGCGTTGGGCAGAATACGCCAGCAACAGCCAAATTGACCACATCTATTACGATAACGATGGTATAAAAACAGACTTTAACCTTTATGCTAAAGGTCATTACCAATACAGCGATGATGTAACCGTTTATGCCGATTTGCAACACCGACAAATTGACTACTCTTTTTTAGGTAAAGACGAAAATGGAGCAGAACGCAACGATACGGTCAATTTTGAGTTTTTTAACCCCAAGTTTGGAGCCTACTATCAAATTGATAATAAAAGCTCTGCCTTTGCCTCTTTTGCCATTGCCAATAGAGAACCAAATCGCTCGGATTTTGTCGAGTCATCGCCTAACTCCAGACCACTTCACGAAACCTTGTACGATACCGAAGTGGGCTATAAAATGGAAGGTTCTAATTTTGCCTTCTCGGCAACCGCTTATTACATGATTTATGAAAATCAATTGATATTAACAGGTAAAATTAATGATGTGGGAGAATATACCAGAGAAAATGTGGACTACAGCGAAAGAAAAGGTATAGAATTAGAAGCTGGTATAAAAATAAATCCGAAATGGTCTTGGTCTGCTAATGCTACTTTTAGCGAAAACACCATCGCACACTATACCGAATACGTGGACAATTGGGACACTTGGGGGCAAGAAAGTAAAAGCTACTCCAATACAACCATAGCCTTTTCACCAGATATGATATGGGCTAGTCAGCTGGACTACCAATTTAAAGACAACATAGAGGTGCAATTCATCTCTAAATATGTGGACGAGCAATTTATAGACAACACATCTAGTGATGATCGTAAGTTAGACGCCTATTTGGTTCATCACGCCAGACTAATATGGGACATAGAAAGTGAACTGTTTAAATCGGCAAGACTTAGCCTTCAAGTCAATAACCTGTTGGACGAAAAATACGTGAATAATGCTTGGGTTTATCGTTTTAAATCCGATGGCTACGACCCTCGACCTGACGACCCTTACGTTACAGCTAATAGTGAGGGAGGTTACGATATGGCAGGGTATTTCCCTCAAGCTAAACGCAACTTCCTAATAGGACTGTCCTTAGGCTTCTAA
- a CDS encoding ATP-binding protein — protein MKKVVVIGPECTGKSTLTKALAQHFNCPYRQEYAREYIAQLSAPYTPKDILQIAKKQIEIEDAIPQNSPYLFLDTDLIVCKVWSEFKYDNCHPWILEQIQERHYDYYLLCDIDLPWQNDGMREHPNHRQELLAIYKKELKALNKPFALVSGKNRTQVAIDITKRYFLKQTENLV, from the coding sequence ATGAAAAAAGTAGTGGTTATAGGCCCTGAGTGTACTGGCAAAAGCACACTTACCAAAGCCTTGGCTCAACACTTTAATTGTCCGTATCGTCAAGAGTACGCAAGAGAGTATATTGCTCAACTATCCGCCCCATACACTCCAAAAGACATACTACAAATTGCTAAAAAACAAATTGAGATAGAAGATGCTATACCCCAAAATAGCCCCTATCTTTTCTTGGATACCGACCTCATCGTCTGCAAGGTATGGAGTGAATTTAAATACGATAACTGCCACCCTTGGATTTTAGAACAAATACAAGAAAGACATTACGATTACTATCTGTTATGTGATATTGACCTCCCTTGGCAAAACGATGGCATGCGAGAACACCCCAATCACAGACAGGAATTGTTAGCCATCTATAAAAAGGAATTGAAAGCCCTCAACAAGCCATTCGCTTTAGTATCTGGAAAAAACAGAACTCAAGTGGCTATTGATATAACTAAACGATATTTTTTGAAACAAACTGAAAATCTAGTTTAA
- a CDS encoding geranylgeranylglyceryl/heptaprenylglyceryl phosphate synthase: MNIYNFITSNKQKGKKLFAVLIDPDKQSTNELVQVVERAVAAKVDLIFVGGSLLTNGNFATCISTIKSNCSIPVVIFPGNSMQVNKDADGILFLSLISGRNPDMLIGNQVISAPLLKHSNLEVLSTGYILIDSGKPTTVSYMSNTTPIPHDKNDVAMCTAMAGEMLGLKLIFMDGGSGATNPISESMINMVSQAIDAPLIIGGGICSGEKAIANCKAGADIVVVGNSIEKNPNLLEEIAQSIQHYNTMKNNEMLSRN, translated from the coding sequence ATGAATATTTACAATTTCATAACATCAAATAAACAAAAAGGGAAGAAACTTTTTGCCGTTTTAATAGACCCCGACAAACAAAGTACAAATGAGTTAGTACAAGTTGTGGAAAGAGCTGTTGCCGCCAAAGTGGACTTAATTTTTGTAGGCGGTAGCTTATTGACAAATGGTAATTTTGCAACTTGCATTTCAACTATTAAGTCCAATTGTTCTATTCCAGTAGTTATTTTTCCAGGAAATTCTATGCAAGTCAATAAAGATGCTGACGGCATTTTATTCTTATCACTTATTTCTGGAAGAAATCCTGATATGCTTATTGGCAATCAAGTCATTTCTGCCCCTTTGCTCAAACACTCTAACTTAGAAGTATTATCTACTGGCTATATACTTATAGACAGTGGTAAGCCAACCACCGTTTCTTATATGAGTAATACCACACCTATCCCTCACGATAAAAACGATGTAGCTATGTGTACTGCTATGGCAGGAGAAATGCTAGGTCTCAAACTTATTTTTATGGACGGTGGTAGTGGTGCTACCAATCCTATTTCAGAATCCATGATAAATATGGTTAGCCAAGCCATTGATGCTCCCCTAATCATTGGTGGCGGTATTTGTAGTGGAGAAAAAGCCATAGCCAATTGTAAAGCTGGTGCTGACATCGTAGTCGTAGGAAATAGTATAGAAAAAAACCCTAATTTATTGGAAGAAATTGCCCAATCTATCCAACATTACAACACCATGAAAAACAATGAAATGCTCAGTAGAAATTAG